A genomic window from Filimonas effusa includes:
- a CDS encoding T9SS type A sorting domain-containing protein: protein MKLNLLAFFFLFFTMRALADPFTPGNIVVVRIGNGITSLSSAAQIVFLDEYTPCGSLVQSIQLPVAVSGANKRLTLPMYDVTEGYLTLSRDGQHLVLAGYDAAPGTASVSTSTSASINRVIGLVGMDGSVNTSTAPGDAFSGTVIRSAAADSNRIWMAGGSQGIRYTTAGSTSSTLIASTTGRYISIADSGLYLSSTAGSIRMARIGSGLPVTGSQPVTALPGFPVTGSPYQFFLADMDAAVPGVDVLYVAEDGAKVISKYSLVAGSWVANGSLGVTTDIYRGITGKVAGGNVILYAVRRNSNTTKGGSQIVTLTDSTGYNNNINGSFELVATADSNTIFRGIVLLPEAPAARKAAVKADTSLSLSLSPNPVSDQLRIRYHSEGAAKPAFFIYSSTGQLVKTIGSCNTSSGQLLVSVKGWTKGVYYVNMTNGRRKVTRKLLVQ, encoded by the coding sequence ATGAAACTAAATTTACTCGCATTCTTCTTCCTTTTTTTTACGATGCGCGCCTTAGCCGACCCGTTCACACCAGGTAACATTGTGGTTGTACGCATAGGGAATGGCATCACCAGTTTAAGCAGCGCTGCACAAATTGTTTTTCTCGATGAGTACACTCCCTGCGGGTCGCTGGTGCAAAGTATTCAACTGCCTGTTGCGGTTTCAGGGGCCAATAAGAGACTAACGCTTCCTATGTACGATGTAACGGAAGGTTATCTTACGTTATCACGAGACGGTCAGCACCTGGTTCTGGCCGGATATGATGCTGCACCCGGAACGGCATCGGTATCCACCAGTACCAGTGCAAGCATTAACCGTGTTATAGGTTTGGTTGGTATGGATGGATCGGTTAATACCAGCACGGCTCCTGGCGATGCCTTTTCCGGTACAGTGATACGTTCGGCAGCAGCAGACAGCAACAGGATATGGATGGCAGGCGGCAGCCAGGGAATACGGTATACCACTGCCGGCAGTACCAGTTCAACACTTATTGCAAGTACTACCGGGCGCTATATTTCCATTGCCGACTCCGGGCTTTATCTATCGTCTACAGCAGGCAGTATCCGTATGGCAAGAATAGGCAGTGGGTTACCTGTTACCGGATCACAACCGGTAACTGCCTTACCGGGCTTTCCTGTTACCGGAAGTCCTTACCAGTTTTTTCTTGCTGATATGGACGCCGCTGTTCCGGGTGTTGATGTACTATATGTAGCAGAGGACGGCGCCAAGGTAATATCGAAGTATTCCCTTGTTGCGGGTTCGTGGGTAGCCAATGGTTCCCTCGGTGTTACTACAGATATTTACAGGGGTATTACCGGCAAGGTCGCCGGCGGCAATGTGATCTTATATGCTGTTCGCCGCAACAGTAATACTACCAAGGGGGGCAGCCAGATTGTAACACTTACTGACAGCACCGGATATAACAATAACATCAATGGCAGCTTTGAGCTGGTAGCTACAGCCGACAGTAATACTATTTTCAGGGGCATTGTATTATTACCTGAAGCGCCTGCCGCAAGAAAAGCTGCCGTTAAAGCAGACACCAGTTTATCGCTTTCACTAAGCCCTAATCCTGTGAGCGACCAGCTACGCATCAGGTATCACAGTGAGGGTGCAGCCAAACCTGCTTTTTTCATTTATAGTTCAACAGGACAGCTTGTAAAAACCATTGGCTCTTGTAATACCAGCAGCGGCCAGCTTTTGGTGAGTGTAAAAGGGTGGACCAAAGGGGTCTACTATGTAAACATGACTAACGGGCGCCGTAAGGTCACCCGTAAACTATTGGTACAATAA